Within Microterricola gilva, the genomic segment CTGCTGCGGCTCGCGCTCGGCCGCCTCGGCCCGGCCCAGCACACGATCGGCGGCCGCTCGTGAACTACGACGACACCCCGGCCGAGCTGCTCGCGCCCGAGCTGGAGTCCGACGCCGAGCTCGCATTCGAGGGCGCGCTGCGCCCGGCATCGCTGAGCGAGTTCGTCGGCCAGGTCAAGGTGCGCGGCCAGCTCCAGCTCCTGCTGACGGCAGCGACCATGCAGGGGAGAACACCGGACCACATCCTTTTTGCAGGGCCGCCCGGCCTCGGCAAGACGACCCTCGCGATGATCGTCGCCCAGGAGGGCAATCGCCCGCTGCGGATGGCGAGCGGACCCGCCATTCAGCACGCGGGCGACCTGGCCGCCGTGCTCAGTTCGCTCGTTCCCGGCGAGGTGCTCTTCATCGACGAGATCCACCGGATGGCGCGGTCAGCGGAAGAGATGCTCTACCTCGCCATGGAGGACTTCCGCATCGACATCATGGTCGGCAAGGGTGCCGGTGCCACCTCCGTCCCGCTCGAACTGGCCCCGTTCACCCTCGTCGGCGCGACGACGAGGGCCGGGCTCCTGCCGAACCCCTTGCGCGACCGCTTCGGCTTCACAGCGCGCCTCGAGTTCTACGCCGATGACGAGCTCGAGCAGGTGCTCACCCGCGCGGCATCCCTGCTCGGCCTGGACATCGACCGCGAGGCGCTGGCAGAGATCGCCGGCCGGTGCCGGGGAACGCCGCGCATCGCCAACCGACTGCTGCGCCGCGTGCGCGACTACGCCCTGGTCTACTCCGATCGGAGCGGACCATCCGGCGCGGGCACGGCCGACATCCATTCGGTGCGCGCGGCCCTCGAGCTCTACGATGTCGACGCGCTCGGCCTCGACCGTCTCGACCGCGCGGTGATGCAGATCATCCTCACGCGCTTCAACGGTGGACCGGTCGGACTCAACACGCTCGCCGTCTCTGTCGGCGAGGAGAGCGAGACGATCGAGGCCGTCGTCGAGCCATTTCTGGTGCGCATCGGACTCTTAACCCGCACCCCGCGGGGGCGTGTCGCCACCCCGGATGCGTGGCAGCACTTCGGCATGCACCCGGCGTCGGCTGGGACACTGCTGGATGACCTATAATTCAAGCTGGCTCACCATGCACCGCGCTAGACAGCAGCGGTTGTCCAGCCGCAACTCGGAAGGTTTTCCAACTTTATGGATCCGTTGACAATGATCATGCTCGCCGTTCTCGCGGTGCTCATCTTCTTCATGTTCCGCAACAGCCGCAAGCGCCAGAAGGATGCAGCAGAGCTGCAGACCCAGGTCGTTCCCGGTGCCAAGGTCATGACCAACTCCGGCCTCTACGGAACCATCCTCTCGATCGACGAGGAGGAGAACGAGGTACTCCTCGAGTCGACCCCCGGCACCGTTCTGGCACTGCACCGCCAGACGATCGCCCGCGTCGTCACCCCCGTCGCTGCTGCGGCCACCCCGGATGCAGCGGATTCCGCCATCGACGACGCCGCTCCCGAGTTCGGTGAGCGCATCGAGGGTGCCGGCACCGAGCCAGGCACCGAGTCCGGCGAAGCAGATGGCTCGACCGACAAGAAGTCGAACGACTAAATAGTCCGTTTTCCGTGCCCACGCCGATGAAGGCGTGGGCACGAACGTAGAAAGCTGAGTTCCGCGGTGGCAAAGTCGACCCCGGTCAAGAAAGCCTGGCGTTCCCTCACCTGGCTTGCCGTCATCATCGTCGGCCTGTTCGCCGTCAATGCAGCAGGCGTCATCTGGGGCGGTGGTTCGTGGACGCCCAAGCTCGCACTCGACCTCGAGGGCGGAACGCAGATCATTCTCGCGCCCAAGCTGGAGAGCGGCCAGACCGTCTCGCAGGAGCAGCTTGACCAGGCCGTGACGATCATCCGTCAGCGCGTCGACGCCTCCGGTGTCTCCGAGGCGGAGATCAACACCCAGGGTGGCCAGAACATCGTCGTGGCGATCCCCGGCGAGCTCGATGACGAGACGCGCAACCGGATCCAGTCGTCGGCCAAGTTGGAGCTGCGCCCCGTGCTCGTCGCCGGCGCGCCGACCAACGCGTCGATCGATGGCGAGTCCACCGCGACCCCGGAGCCCAGTGCAACGCCAAACCCCGAGCTGGAGACGACTCCGAGCGTCACGCCCAGCAACGGCAGCGACCTCAACTGGGTCACCCCGGCGCTGCAGGCAGAGTTCGAGAGCTTTGACTGCGCATCAACGGAGGCCGCGACGGCCAACGCCGCGCCGGCCGACAAGCCCCTCGTCACCTGTGACGTCGACGGAACGGTCAAGTACATCCTCGGCCCGGTCGAGGTTGAGGGTGCAAACATCTCCGACGCCTCGGCGGGCATGGAGACCACGCAGTCCGGTGCCACGACGGGCCGCTGGGTCGTCAACCTCGTCTTCGACGACCAGGGCACCAAAGACTTCGCCGAGGTCAGCACGCGTCTGTTCGGTCTGAAGGCGACCCCGCCGCTCGACCAGTTCGCCTTCGTCATCGACGGCCAGGTGCTCTCCGCCCCGTCGATGAACGGCATCATCACCGACGGACGCCCGTCCATCTCCGGTCAGTTCACCGAGGAGAGCTCCAAGGCTCTCGCCGACCAGCTCAAGTTCGGTGCACTGCCGATCAGCTTCACAGTGCAGAGCTCCGAGACCATCTCGCCGACGCTCGGAAGCTCGCAGCTGCAGAGCGGAATGATCGCGGGTCTGATCGGTCTGCTCCTCGTCGTCATCTACACGCTCTTCCAATACCGTCTCCTCGGCATGGTCACGATCGCGTCGCTCGTCGTCGCCGGTGTCATGACCTACATCGTGATCACGATCCTGTCGTGGCGCGAGGGCTACCGACTCTCGCTGGCCGGTGTCGCCGGTCTGATCGTGGCGATCGGTTTCACGGCTGACTCCTTCATCGTCTACTTCGAACGTGTGAGAGACGAGTTGCGCGAGGGTCGCATCCTCACCTCCGCCGTCGAGGCCGGCTGGAAACGCGCCGTCAGAACGATCTTCGCCTCCAAGGCGACGAACCTGCTCGCCGCCATCGTGCTGTTCCTGATCGCGGTCGGCAACGTGCGTGGCTTCGCCTACACGCTCGGCGTCACGACGATCATCGACGTGATCATCGTCATCCTGTTCACGCACCCGATGCTTCAGCTGCTCTCGCGGACGAAGTTCTTCTCCAGCGGCCACCCGTGGAGCGGTCTCGACCCGCAGGCACTCGGCGCGATCTACCGCGGACGTGCGGAGTTCCGCAAGCCAGCAGCGTCCGTCGACGCGAAGAAGGCGGCATCCAGCGCCAAGGAAGCCGAGAAGCGCCAGACGATCGCCGAGCGCAAGGCCGCAGAGCTGACCGCGGCGAGCACCGGAACCAAGACCACGGAAGGCAAGGAATCCTGATGGCCAACCGCCTGGCAACCTTCGGAAACGACCTCTACACCGGGAAGCGCTCCTTCGACTTCGTCGGCAAGCGCAACATCTGGTACTCCATCATCGGCCTGCTGGTCCTGCTCTCGATCGCCATCCCGATCGCCAAGGGCGGTTTCAACTTCGGCATCGAGTTCCGTGGCGGATCGCAGTTCGTCGTCACGAGCGTCGAGGGCGCCACTCAGGAGCCGGCCATCGAGGCCGTCGCCTCCGTGGTCCCGGATGCCGTCGCCCGCGTCACGACCGTCGGTGACTCCGGCGTGCGTGTGCAGACCGACCAGCTGAGCCAGGCCGAGAACCGTGAAGTCGCGGCCGCCCTCGCCGAGGCCTACTCCGTGCCGGAGTCGGAGGTCACCTCCTCCTTCATCGGACCGGTGTGGGGCGCTGACGTGACGCGCCAGACGATCCAGGGACTCGTCGTCTTCCTGCTGCTGGCGGCTGTCGGCATGGCGCTCTACTTCCGCACCTGGAAGATGTCGCTTGCGGCCATCGCCGCCCTGCTCGTCGACCTCGTGATCACCGTCGGCGTCTACGCGGCGACCGACTTCGAGATCACGCCGGCGGCCGTCATCGGTATTCTGACAATCCTCGCGTACTCGCTCTACGACACCGTCGTGGTGTTCGACAAGATCCGCGAGAACACGACGGAGGACGCGGTCAAGTCGAAGCACACCTTCGCCGAGTCGACCAACCTCGCCGTCAACCAGACCCTCGTGCGATCGATCAACACCAGCGTCGTCGCCGTGCTGCCCGTCGCAGCGATCCTCTTCATCGGATCGTTCGTGCTGGGCGCAGACACCCTGCGCGACATCTCACTCGCACTGTTCATCGGCATCCTGGTCGGCACCTGGTCGACCGTGTTCCTCGCGGCGCCGATGTACGTGCAGTTCCGCAAGGGCGAGAAAGAGGTCGTGCGCCACGACAAGTCGGTTCTCGCGGCCCGTGAGAAGGCCGCGGCCGCCGCTGCCGCCGAAGCCGTCACGGCGTAGGCTGACTGAGCCCGTGAGACGCAGGGAGGTGTCCAGATGAGCGATTCGCCGTCATCGACAGCCTCCCTGCGCCGTCTCGTGCCTCGGATCTTCTCCAAGGCGCAGCCGGCCGGTGCCGTCGACACCCTGGTCCGCACGGTGCGCATGCACCACCCCAAGGCCGACCTCACCGTCATCGAGCGCGCATACACGGCGGCCGAGCGCGCACACAGCGGGCAGAAGCGCCGCAGCGGTGAGCCGTACATCACGCATCCGCTCGCGGTCGCGCAGATCCTCGCCGACCTCGGCATCGGCTCCAAGACCGTTGCGGCCGCCCTGCTGCACGACACCGTCGAGGACACCGCGTACACGCTCGAGCAGCTGCGCGGCGACTTCGGCGACGAGATCGCAATGCTCGTCGACGGTGTCACTAAGCTCGACAAGGTCAAGTACGGCGACTCCACCCAGGCGGAGACCGTCCGCAAGATGATCGTCGCGATGTCCAAAGACATCCGCGTGCTCATCATCAAGCTCGCCGACCGGCTGCACAACGCGCGCACCTGGGGTTTCGTCCCGGCCGAGTCCGCCGCCCGCAAGGCGACGGAGACCCTCGAGATCTACGCCCCGTTGGCGCATCGCCTCGGCATCCAGGCGATCAAGTGGGAGCTCGAAGACCTTTCATTCGCCGTGCTCTACCCCAAGCTCTACGCCGAGATCGAGAGCCTCGTCCGCCAGCGCACCCCGCAGCGCGAGGAGTTCGTGCAGTCGGTGATCGACGCGGTCAACGAAGACCTGCGCGCATCCAAGATCCGCGGTCAGGTCGTCGGCCGCCCCAAGCAGTACTACTCGATCTACCAGAAGATGGTGCTGCGCGGCCGCGACTTCGACGAGATCTACGACCTCGTCGGCATCCGGGTGCTCGTCAACTCCGTGCGCGACTGCTATGCGGTGCTCGGCGCCATCCACGCCAGGTGGACACCGCTGCCCGGCCGTTTCAAGGACTACATCGCCACCCCGAAGTTCAACCTCTACCAGTCGCTGCACACCACCGTGCTCGGCCCGGAGGGGCGTCCAGTCGAGCTGCAGATCCGCACGCAGGAGATGCACCAGCGCGCCGAGTTCGGTGTCGCGGCGCACTGGAAGTACAAGGAGCAGCTGGCGACGGGCAAGCCCGGCTCGTCGGCGCTGCAGAACGACACCGACATGGCCTGGCTCGCCCACATCTCCGACTGGCAGGCGGAGACGGCAGACCCAGGCGAGTTCCTCGACTCGCTGCGCTACGAGATCGGCGCGAAAGAGGTCTACGTCTTCACGCCGAAGGGCCGGGTGATCGGGCTGCCTGCCGGCGCGACACCGGTCGACTTCGCCTACGCCGTGCACACCGAGATCGGGCACCGCACCATGGGGTCCAAGGTGAACGGCCGGCTCGTTCCGCTGGAGACGGAGCTCAACACTGGCGATGTCGTCGAGGTGTTCACCTCGAAGAACCCCGACTCCGGGCCCAGCCAGGACTGGCTGAACTTCGTCAAGAGCCCGCGTGCCAGGAACAAGATCCGGCAGTGGTTCACCAAGGAACGCCGCGACGAGGCCATCGAGCAGGGCAGGGATGCCATCGCTCGCGCCATGCGCAAGCAGAACCTGCCCCTGCAGAAGCTGATGAGCCAGGACTCCTTCGCGGAGGTCGCGGCCCAGATGAAGTACGTCGACGTCTCGGCGCTCTACGCCGCCGTCGGTGAGGGGCACGTGTCGACGCAGTCGGTGCTCGAGAAGGTCGTCGCGGCCGTGCAGGCCGTCGACGAGACGGACGGCCCCGAGCTTTCCATCCCCGTCAAGGGGCGCACGCAGCAGCTGCGCAGCAGCGACTCCGGTGTGCTCGTGCGCGGGGCGCCCGACATCCTGGTCAAGCTCGCCCGGTGCTGCACCCCGGTTCCTGGCGACGAGATCGTCGGCTTCATCACGCGTGGATCCGGTGTCTCCGTGCATCAGGCCAACTGCCACAATGTGCAGTCGCTGCTGAACGAGCCGGAGCGCATGATCGAGGTCGCCTGGGCGCCGACATCCAAGAGCCTCTTCCTCGTGCAGATCCAGATCGAGGCCCTCGACAGGGCCGGGCTGCTCTCCGATGTCACCCGCGTGCTCTCTGAGCACCACGTGAACATTCTCTCCGCGAACGTCTCGACCTCGAGCGATCGCCTCGCGCTCAGCCGCTTCGTCTTCGAGATGGGCGACACGACGCACCTCGACCGCGTGCTGAACGCGGTGCGGCGCATCGACGCCGTCTACGACGTGTACCGCGTCAGCGACGGCTAGCCGCCCAGAGACGGATCCGTTCCTCGGCCATGGCCGTGTTGGGCAGACGGAAGCGGGAGCGCAGCGCCGAGCGCGCCACGGCGGGGGAGAGCCCGGCCGTTGCCGCGATCGCAGCGGCGACCGCGATGGCGCGCCGTGTGCCGAGTTCGTCGTCGAGCAGCACGTCGACGAGCGTGCGCGTTGGGGTGGTGACCCGGCATCCGCCGATGAGCACGAGCTCGCGCTCGGCGATCACGACCTGCCGCATGGCGTAGGCGCGCGGCCGCCGCGGCCGGGCGCCGATGCCAGCAGGCAGGGCGAACTGCGGTGGCTGCGGCGGCTCGGCGAGTGCACCGTGCAGCCAGGCGGCGCTGAGCCGCTCCACGAAGGCGTGCTCGGGAAGCGCGGCGGCCAGGCCGGCGGCCAGCGAGGCGGGAAACGGCGGCAGGTCGACCGGGCAGAACATCTCGGCCAGCGGGTAGAGCTCGCCGTCCAGCCGCGCGGCCGAGAGTTCAGCGATCGAGAGCGTCGCCGTGCCGATGAGCGGTGATGACGGTGGAGTGCGCATGACCCAACAGTGAAGCGGCGCGCCTCGTCGAAACGAGACGCGCCGCTTTCTGTGGAGAATTCACTCCGGGCGTGCTGTTGTGGAGAACTAGCCGCCGATGGCCTTCAGCCAGGCGCGCTTGGTCTCGAGCTCCTCGCTGGCGGCCTTGACGGCCTTCTTGTCTCCGGCCGCCTCGGCGGCGGCGACGGTGGCCTCGAGCTTGGCGATGGCGTCTTCGAGCTGGCCGGTGAGGCCCTCTGCGCGTGCCTTCGTCTCCGGGTTGTTGCGTGCCCAGTAGTCGTCGTCGAGAGCACGGACGTGGTTCTCGATCTTGCGCAGGCGGTCCTCGATCACGCGGACCTGATCGCGCGGAACCCGCCCGATCTCGTCCCAGCGGTGCTGGATCGCCGTGAGCGCGGCGCGGGCCTTGACCCGGTCGGTCTCGGCGAGGATCGGCTCGGCCTCGCTCAGCAGGGCCTGCTTCTGCGCGAGGTTCTCGGAGAACTCCTCGTTCTCCTGGGCGTCGATCTCGGACTTGGCCGAGTACAGCACGTCACCGGCAGCCTTGAAGCGTGCCCACAGTGCGTCGTCCTGCTTCTTGCCCGCACGGCCGGCGAGCTTCCACTCGTCGAGCAGGCGGCGGTATCCGGGGATCCCGTCGACACCCTTGCCCGCGAGCGCCTCTGCCTGGTCGATGAGGGCCTGCTTGCGGGTGCGCACGTCCTTGTGTGCGCTGTCGAGCTCGGCGAAGAACGCCTTGCGGTGCTGCTCGATCGTGGTGCGGGCTGCACGGAATCGCTTCCAGAGCTCGTTCGCCTCGGCCTTGGGCAGACGCGGAGCGTCGTGCTGGTGGGCCTGCCAGCGCGCGAAGAGTGCGTCGAGGGTCGACGTTGCCTGCTTCCACTGCGTCTTGGCCGGGTCGCCAGCCGCGAGCTTCTCCGCGGCCTCGACGATCTCGGTGCGCTCGGCGATGGCGGCGTCAACGGCTGCCTTCGCCTCCGCGCTCTGCTGCTCGGTGAGCTCAGACACGGCGCCGCCGAGCTTCTCGAGGCGCGCCTTGAGGGCGGCGAGGTCGCCGACGGCGTTGGCGCCATCGACGTTCGCGCTGATCGAGGCGACGGCCTTGGCGATGTCGGATGCCGGTGCGCCGCGCTTCGCGCGCTGCTCGAGCAGCGTCACCTGACCGGCGAGGTCGACGTATTTGCGTTCGAAGTACGCCAGAGCTTCCTCTGGGGT encodes:
- the ruvB gene encoding Holliday junction branch migration DNA helicase RuvB, whose translation is MNYDDTPAELLAPELESDAELAFEGALRPASLSEFVGQVKVRGQLQLLLTAATMQGRTPDHILFAGPPGLGKTTLAMIVAQEGNRPLRMASGPAIQHAGDLAAVLSSLVPGEVLFIDEIHRMARSAEEMLYLAMEDFRIDIMVGKGAGATSVPLELAPFTLVGATTRAGLLPNPLRDRFGFTARLEFYADDELEQVLTRAASLLGLDIDREALAEIAGRCRGTPRIANRLLRRVRDYALVYSDRSGPSGAGTADIHSVRAALELYDVDALGLDRLDRAVMQIILTRFNGGPVGLNTLAVSVGEESETIEAVVEPFLVRIGLLTRTPRGRVATPDAWQHFGMHPASAGTLLDDL
- the yajC gene encoding preprotein translocase subunit YajC gives rise to the protein MDPLTMIMLAVLAVLIFFMFRNSRKRQKDAAELQTQVVPGAKVMTNSGLYGTILSIDEEENEVLLESTPGTVLALHRQTIARVVTPVAAAATPDAADSAIDDAAPEFGERIEGAGTEPGTESGEADGSTDKKSND
- the secD gene encoding protein translocase subunit SecD, with amino-acid sequence MAKSTPVKKAWRSLTWLAVIIVGLFAVNAAGVIWGGGSWTPKLALDLEGGTQIILAPKLESGQTVSQEQLDQAVTIIRQRVDASGVSEAEINTQGGQNIVVAIPGELDDETRNRIQSSAKLELRPVLVAGAPTNASIDGESTATPEPSATPNPELETTPSVTPSNGSDLNWVTPALQAEFESFDCASTEAATANAAPADKPLVTCDVDGTVKYILGPVEVEGANISDASAGMETTQSGATTGRWVVNLVFDDQGTKDFAEVSTRLFGLKATPPLDQFAFVIDGQVLSAPSMNGIITDGRPSISGQFTEESSKALADQLKFGALPISFTVQSSETISPTLGSSQLQSGMIAGLIGLLLVVIYTLFQYRLLGMVTIASLVVAGVMTYIVITILSWREGYRLSLAGVAGLIVAIGFTADSFIVYFERVRDELREGRILTSAVEAGWKRAVRTIFASKATNLLAAIVLFLIAVGNVRGFAYTLGVTTIIDVIIVILFTHPMLQLLSRTKFFSSGHPWSGLDPQALGAIYRGRAEFRKPAASVDAKKAASSAKEAEKRQTIAERKAAELTAASTGTKTTEGKES
- the secF gene encoding protein translocase subunit SecF, with protein sequence MANRLATFGNDLYTGKRSFDFVGKRNIWYSIIGLLVLLSIAIPIAKGGFNFGIEFRGGSQFVVTSVEGATQEPAIEAVASVVPDAVARVTTVGDSGVRVQTDQLSQAENREVAAALAEAYSVPESEVTSSFIGPVWGADVTRQTIQGLVVFLLLAAVGMALYFRTWKMSLAAIAALLVDLVITVGVYAATDFEITPAAVIGILTILAYSLYDTVVVFDKIRENTTEDAVKSKHTFAESTNLAVNQTLVRSINTSVVAVLPVAAILFIGSFVLGADTLRDISLALFIGILVGTWSTVFLAAPMYVQFRKGEKEVVRHDKSVLAAREKAAAAAAAEAVTA
- a CDS encoding RelA/SpoT family protein: MSDSPSSTASLRRLVPRIFSKAQPAGAVDTLVRTVRMHHPKADLTVIERAYTAAERAHSGQKRRSGEPYITHPLAVAQILADLGIGSKTVAAALLHDTVEDTAYTLEQLRGDFGDEIAMLVDGVTKLDKVKYGDSTQAETVRKMIVAMSKDIRVLIIKLADRLHNARTWGFVPAESAARKATETLEIYAPLAHRLGIQAIKWELEDLSFAVLYPKLYAEIESLVRQRTPQREEFVQSVIDAVNEDLRASKIRGQVVGRPKQYYSIYQKMVLRGRDFDEIYDLVGIRVLVNSVRDCYAVLGAIHARWTPLPGRFKDYIATPKFNLYQSLHTTVLGPEGRPVELQIRTQEMHQRAEFGVAAHWKYKEQLATGKPGSSALQNDTDMAWLAHISDWQAETADPGEFLDSLRYEIGAKEVYVFTPKGRVIGLPAGATPVDFAYAVHTEIGHRTMGSKVNGRLVPLETELNTGDVVEVFTSKNPDSGPSQDWLNFVKSPRARNKIRQWFTKERRDEAIEQGRDAIARAMRKQNLPLQKLMSQDSFAEVAAQMKYVDVSALYAAVGEGHVSTQSVLEKVVAAVQAVDETDGPELSIPVKGRTQQLRSSDSGVLVRGAPDILVKLARCCTPVPGDEIVGFITRGSGVSVHQANCHNVQSLLNEPERMIEVAWAPTSKSLFLVQIQIEALDRAGLLSDVTRVLSEHHVNILSANVSTSSDRLALSRFVFEMGDTTHLDRVLNAVRRIDAVYDVYRVSDG
- a CDS encoding DUF349 domain-containing protein, coding for MAQADQQPWGRVDETGTVFVREESGERAVGQYPDGTPEEALAYFERKYVDLAGQVTLLEQRAKRGAPASDIAKAVASISANVDGANAVGDLAALKARLEKLGGAVSELTEQQSAEAKAAVDAAIAERTEIVEAAEKLAAGDPAKTQWKQATSTLDALFARWQAHQHDAPRLPKAEANELWKRFRAARTTIEQHRKAFFAELDSAHKDVRTRKQALIDQAEALAGKGVDGIPGYRRLLDEWKLAGRAGKKQDDALWARFKAAGDVLYSAKSEIDAQENEEFSENLAQKQALLSEAEPILAETDRVKARAALTAIQHRWDEIGRVPRDQVRVIEDRLRKIENHVRALDDDYWARNNPETKARAEGLTGQLEDAIAKLEATVAAAEAAGDKKAVKAASEELETKRAWLKAIGG